In Lysinibacillus sp. FSL M8-0337, the following proteins share a genomic window:
- a CDS encoding pyridoxal phosphate-dependent aminotransferase encodes MKKLLANRVKTLTPSSTLAITAKAKELKEQGIDVIGLGAGEPDFNTPRNILDAAINSMEKGLTKYTPAGGLPVLKKAIIDKLQRDNNLTYKPNEVIVGVGAKHILYTLFQVILNEGDEVIIPIPYWVSYPEQVKLAGGVPVYVEGTREQGYKITADQLRAAVTDKTKAVIINSPSNPSGMIYSRDELAELAAVAEEKDILIVSDEIYEKLVYNGIEHYSIAQLSDALKARTIVVNGVAKSHSMTGWRIGYAAGDADIIKPMTDLASHSTSNATTTAQYATVEAYNGSQDTVEEMRQAFESRLEKIYPQISAIPGFNVLKPQGAFYLLPDVAEAMAHTGYDSVDAFAADILTEANVAVIPGSGFGAPTTMRLSYATSLELLEEAVRRIDAFVKSKWQD; translated from the coding sequence ATGAAAAAATTATTAGCAAACCGAGTGAAAACTTTAACACCATCTTCAACATTAGCAATTACTGCAAAAGCAAAAGAATTAAAAGAGCAAGGTATTGATGTAATTGGTCTAGGTGCTGGTGAGCCAGACTTTAACACACCACGCAATATTCTAGATGCGGCTATTAACTCTATGGAAAAAGGTTTAACAAAATATACACCTGCCGGCGGTCTTCCAGTTTTAAAGAAAGCCATTATCGACAAACTTCAACGCGACAACAATCTTACATATAAACCGAACGAGGTTATCGTAGGTGTTGGGGCAAAGCATATTCTTTACACGTTATTCCAAGTTATTTTAAACGAAGGCGATGAAGTAATCATCCCTATTCCTTATTGGGTATCGTATCCAGAGCAAGTGAAACTAGCGGGTGGCGTGCCTGTATATGTTGAAGGAACACGTGAACAAGGTTATAAAATTACTGCTGATCAATTACGCGCAGCTGTTACAGATAAAACGAAAGCAGTCATCATTAACTCGCCAAGCAATCCATCTGGTATGATTTATTCTCGTGATGAGCTAGCAGAACTTGCGGCTGTTGCAGAAGAAAAAGATATTTTAATCGTGTCAGATGAAATTTATGAGAAGCTTGTATACAATGGTATTGAGCATTATTCAATTGCACAACTTTCAGATGCATTGAAAGCACGTACAATTGTAGTTAATGGTGTAGCTAAATCTCACTCTATGACAGGCTGGCGTATCGGGTATGCAGCAGGTGATGCAGACATTATTAAACCAATGACTGACCTTGCTTCACACTCTACTTCAAACGCGACAACAACTGCACAGTATGCAACAGTGGAAGCATATAATGGATCACAAGACACTGTAGAAGAAATGCGCCAAGCATTTGAATCTCGTCTTGAAAAAATTTATCCACAAATTAGTGCAATTCCTGGCTTCAATGTATTAAAACCGCAAGGCGCATTTTACTTATTACCAGATGTAGCAGAAGCGATGGCTCATACTGGTTATGATTCAGTAGATGCATTTGCTGCGGATATTTTAACTGAAGCAAACGTAGCAGTGATTCCGGGCTCTGGCTTTGGTGCACCAACTACAATGCGATTATCTTATGCTACATCTTTAGAATTATTAGAAGAGGCAGTCCGTCGTATTGATGCATTCGTAAAATCAAAATGGCAAGACTAA